The following are encoded together in the Poseidonibacter lekithochrous genome:
- a CDS encoding TIGR00730 family Rossman fold protein: MKKEEPIYKRRIADDFNDGKELLQNLENNITMFGSARTAQSDQHAILAQKLAYNLAQKGINIISGGGKGIMEAANRGAYKSNNAESIGLSIKLPFEDSSNPYTTRNLMFNYFFSRKYMLVKYSRACVVFPGGFGTLDEMFEVLTLTQTGKMAGGFKVYLVGVEYWKYLVKFIEKSLYPTGMINKEDIDLITLTDDISLIEKDISALLNKDFIEEEIDKLIK, encoded by the coding sequence ATGAAAAAAGAAGAACCAATTTACAAAAGAAGAATTGCGGATGATTTTAATGATGGAAAAGAACTTTTACAAAACCTTGAAAACAATATTACAATGTTTGGTAGTGCAAGAACTGCTCAATCAGATCAACATGCAATCCTAGCTCAAAAATTAGCCTACAACCTAGCTCAAAAAGGTATTAATATCATAAGTGGCGGTGGTAAAGGAATAATGGAAGCAGCAAATAGAGGTGCATACAAATCAAATAATGCAGAATCAATTGGATTAAGTATTAAACTTCCTTTTGAGGATTCATCAAACCCGTATACAACAAGAAACTTGATGTTTAATTACTTTTTTTCAAGAAAATATATGTTGGTTAAATACTCAAGAGCATGTGTAGTTTTCCCTGGTGGTTTCGGAACTCTAGATGAAATGTTTGAAGTTTTAACTCTTACACAAACAGGAAAAATGGCAGGTGGATTTAAAGTATATTTAGTTGGTGTTGAGTATTGGAAATACTTAGTAAAATTTATTGAAAAATCTTTATATCCAACAGGAATGATAAATAAAGAAGACATAGATCTTATTACATTAACAGATGATATTTCATTAATTGAAAAAGATATATCAGCCTTATTAAACAAAGATTTCATTGAAGAAGAAATAGATAAACTAATAAAATAA
- a CDS encoding cache domain-containing protein — protein sequence MFSEKNIPKLIILTPIITVFMIAFFTIYFFIQNQNNYFEEESLRIENEYIQKQKNLLEKEVNYIINYLEHTVQRNKNLNEEELKFELLKYIESIRYEKYGYIWVHDTSYYLRAHPFRQKSIDTYDINLKDAIGTLITKQFIDETIKKPNGVFIEYFWAKPKEIHPSKKLGFFRLYEKYNWVIGSGLYIDDIQKSIFQNKKLLEKRINKYIRLVVTISILVILFIGLLTFFISRKIIQVFKDYQDNVQKKELLLEDLNQNLELKVEKAISDIKKKDKAMLHQSRLARMGAMLSMIAHQWRQPLSEVSGILMELETANKFNNVSSSLIEESVKDSNKQIQFMSNTIEDFRNFFKPDKQKIDFYIQDACNEALTLVDASIKNFNIELKQNIKENCLIYGYEREFSQVILNLMSNAKDVLIQREIVNPTIYLELDKQDNNAIIKVLDNAGGIEEEHIDLIFEPYFTTKSAATGTGLGLYMAKMIIEKNMGGELMVENTEEGAQFLIILPMGKMKKNE from the coding sequence TTGTTTAGTGAAAAGAATATTCCAAAACTGATTATTTTAACACCTATAATAACAGTTTTTATGATTGCATTTTTTACAATATACTTTTTTATACAAAATCAAAATAATTATTTTGAGGAAGAAAGTTTACGTATTGAGAATGAATATATTCAAAAACAAAAGAATCTATTAGAAAAAGAAGTAAACTATATTATTAACTATTTAGAACATACGGTTCAAAGAAATAAAAACTTAAATGAAGAAGAGTTGAAATTTGAACTTTTAAAATATATTGAATCTATAAGATATGAAAAATATGGATATATTTGGGTTCACGATACATCTTATTATTTAAGAGCACATCCCTTTAGACAAAAAAGCATAGATACTTATGATATTAATTTAAAAGATGCCATTGGTACTCTTATTACAAAACAATTTATTGATGAAACAATCAAAAAACCAAATGGTGTTTTTATTGAATACTTCTGGGCAAAACCAAAAGAGATACACCCTTCAAAAAAGTTGGGATTTTTTAGATTATATGAGAAATATAACTGGGTAATTGGTTCTGGTTTATATATAGATGATATTCAAAAATCTATTTTCCAGAATAAAAAACTATTAGAGAAAAGAATAAATAAATATATACGTCTTGTTGTAACTATTTCAATTTTAGTGATTTTATTTATTGGTTTATTGACTTTTTTTATCTCAAGAAAAATCATTCAGGTATTTAAAGATTATCAAGATAATGTACAGAAAAAAGAGTTATTACTAGAAGATTTAAATCAAAACTTAGAGTTAAAAGTTGAGAAGGCAATTAGCGATATTAAGAAAAAAGATAAAGCTATGTTACATCAATCAAGACTAGCTCGTATGGGTGCAATGCTTTCTATGATTGCTCATCAATGGAGGCAACCATTAAGTGAAGTATCTGGAATTCTAATGGAATTAGAAACTGCAAATAAGTTTAATAATGTAAGTTCTTCCTTAATTGAAGAGTCTGTAAAAGATTCAAATAAACAAATACAGTTTATGTCAAATACAATAGAAGATTTCAGAAACTTCTTCAAACCTGATAAACAAAAGATTGATTTTTATATACAAGATGCTTGTAATGAGGCTCTTACTTTAGTGGATGCTTCTATTAAAAATTTCAATATAGAATTAAAACAAAATATAAAAGAGAATTGTTTAATTTATGGATATGAAAGAGAATTCTCTCAGGTGATTTTAAATCTTATGTCTAATGCAAAAGATGTATTAATTCAAAGAGAAATTGTAAATCCAACTATATATTTAGAACTGGATAAGCAAGATAATAATGCAATTATAAAAGTTTTAGATAATGCAGGAGGAATAGAAGAAGAACATATAGATCTAATTTTTGAACCATATTTCACAACAAAAAGTGCAGCTACTGGTACTGGTCTTGGTTTATATATGGCTAAGATGATTATTGAAAAAAACATGGGTGGTGAACTTATGGTTGAGAATACAGAAGAAGGAGCACAATTTTTAATTATTTTACCAATGGGGAAAATGAAAAAAAATGAATAG
- a CDS encoding HD-GYP domain-containing protein, with protein sequence MEKSNKASVFSVPRAVLNINKKYDYPIYRKVDEKIFRILLDKNNVYDERKDLFIRDENIEQVFIDVKDKVKYQDDIQEHISSIIEDESIPLNIKASLINDIAKETVNDLFENELDFKKLQKVDNLLSNSIDFILRDDTALDTMLKITSYDYYTYTHCIDVSTYCMGFGLYLGLNKDDVKLLGKAGMLHDIGKKYIDRSIICKKGRLTQEEIAIVQRHPVYSAQMLQIKGEPDIRLLRIVEQHHEKCDGSGYPKGLQEHEIDDFAKIVSICDIFNALTTRRTYKDRMSTYDAIMLMYEKMGNELCLFYLEKFVKFLKLA encoded by the coding sequence ATGGAAAAATCTAATAAGGCAAGTGTTTTCTCAGTTCCAAGGGCAGTTTTAAATATAAATAAAAAATATGATTATCCTATTTATAGAAAAGTGGATGAAAAGATTTTTAGAATTTTATTAGATAAAAATAATGTCTATGATGAAAGAAAAGACCTCTTTATTAGAGATGAAAATATCGAACAAGTGTTTATTGATGTTAAAGATAAAGTAAAATACCAAGACGATATTCAAGAACATATCTCTAGTATTATAGAGGATGAAAGTATTCCTTTAAATATAAAAGCTAGTTTAATAAATGATATTGCAAAAGAGACAGTAAATGATCTTTTTGAGAATGAATTGGATTTTAAAAAATTACAAAAGGTTGATAACTTATTATCTAATAGTATAGATTTTATTCTAAGAGATGATACAGCACTTGATACTATGCTTAAGATAACATCTTATGATTATTATACTTATACTCATTGTATTGATGTGTCAACTTATTGTATGGGATTTGGTTTATATCTAGGTCTTAATAAAGATGATGTAAAACTTCTAGGAAAAGCGGGAATGCTCCATGATATTGGTAAGAAATATATTGATAGAAGTATTATTTGTAAAAAAGGTAGATTAACACAAGAAGAGATTGCTATTGTACAAAGACATCCTGTGTATTCTGCTCAGATGTTACAAATAAAAGGTGAACCAGATATTAGACTTCTTAGAATTGTTGAACAACACCATGAAAAATGTGATGGTTCTGGGTATCCAAAAGGTTTGCAAGAACATGAAATAGATGATTTTGCAAAAATAGTTAGTATTTGTGATATATTTAACGCACTTACAACTAGACGTACATATAAAGACAGAATGAGTACATACGATGCAATTATGCTTATGTATGAAAAAATGGGTAATGAACTTTGTTTATTTTACTTAGAAAAATTTGTTAAGTTTCTCAAACTAGCTTAA
- a CDS encoding response regulator transcription factor has translation MENLLSQLQNYTVLCVEDEDGIRKRLVNTLKYYFSEVYEASNGDDGYDLYKEYKPSLIISDIEMPNKNGISMIEDIRKTDLDTIVIMITAYSTEEYLLELINLNINQYILKPVNSELLLNGIVKSFGNKLINKIEFNEELHFDMQARELIYKEEIIPLRKRDKDFILLLYKNKNCVVSYDLIEENLWRDRSMSMSALKTFIKEFRQRVPVDLIINIPQEGYKLITF, from the coding sequence ATGGAAAATCTACTTAGTCAACTTCAAAACTATACAGTTCTTTGTGTAGAAGATGAAGATGGAATTAGAAAAAGATTAGTTAATACACTAAAGTATTACTTCAGTGAAGTTTATGAAGCATCAAATGGAGATGATGGTTATGATTTATATAAAGAGTATAAACCAAGCCTAATAATTAGTGATATTGAAATGCCAAATAAAAATGGTATATCAATGATAGAAGATATTCGAAAAACTGATCTTGATACTATTGTAATTATGATTACAGCTTACAGTACAGAAGAGTACTTACTTGAATTAATTAATCTAAATATCAATCAATATATTTTAAAACCTGTAAATTCTGAATTACTTTTAAATGGAATTGTGAAGTCTTTTGGAAATAAATTAATCAATAAAATTGAGTTTAATGAAGAATTACATTTTGATATGCAAGCAAGAGAACTTATATACAAAGAAGAAATTATCCCTTTGAGGAAGAGGGATAAAGACTTCATTTTACTTTTGTATAAAAATAAAAATTGTGTTGTTAGCTACGATTTAATCGAAGAGAATCTTTGGCGAGATAGGTCAATGAGTATGAGTGCCCTAAAGACATTTATTAAGGAGTTTCGCCAAAGAGTTCCAGTCGATTTGATTATAAATATACCCCAAGAAGGTTACAAATTAATTACTTTTTAA
- a CDS encoding TRAP transporter substrate-binding protein translates to MIKKSLIVLSLAGVALAGNVKMDLNAKYGANNFHTKGAVEFSKLVKDYTKGSVNITVHPGSALIKGNPLKAVKDGTVAMTDMFIPFTSGGGKVFGVSALPFIASSYDDAFKLYQLSKPAYEKTAKKWNQKFLYSVTWPASGFYSKKELTSISDFKGVKTRTYDKNSAAFVNMAGGSAVALPWGEVYSSLRTGMVDSVVTSSSSGKDGKFWEVLDNYTKINYAYPLQAVTINLDYWNALSKDQKDALTRAAALIEKKQWEAVKVEEKTALETLAKNGIKINEASPELKKELDGIALELLTKYLDGANSQIQGIFKEYRK, encoded by the coding sequence ATGATTAAAAAAAGTTTAATAGTACTTTCATTAGCGGGTGTTGCACTAGCTGGAAATGTAAAAATGGATTTAAATGCGAAGTATGGAGCAAATAACTTTCATACTAAAGGTGCTGTAGAGTTCTCAAAACTTGTAAAAGACTATACAAAAGGTTCAGTTAATATTACTGTTCATCCAGGGTCTGCACTTATTAAAGGTAATCCTTTAAAAGCTGTAAAAGATGGAACTGTTGCAATGACTGATATGTTTATTCCTTTCACATCAGGTGGAGGTAAAGTATTTGGTGTTTCTGCATTACCATTTATTGCAAGCTCTTACGATGACGCTTTCAAACTATATCAATTATCTAAACCAGCTTATGAAAAAACTGCTAAAAAATGGAATCAAAAATTCCTTTATTCTGTAACATGGCCAGCATCTGGTTTTTACTCTAAAAAAGAATTAACTTCAATTTCTGACTTTAAAGGTGTTAAAACTAGAACTTATGACAAAAACTCAGCTGCATTTGTAAATATGGCCGGTGGTTCAGCTGTAGCATTACCATGGGGTGAGGTTTACTCTTCATTAAGAACTGGAATGGTTGATTCTGTTGTAACTTCTTCTTCATCTGGAAAAGATGGTAAGTTTTGGGAAGTATTAGATAACTATACAAAAATCAATTACGCATATCCATTACAAGCTGTTACTATTAACTTAGATTACTGGAATGCTTTAAGTAAAGATCAAAAAGATGCACTTACAAGAGCAGCAGCTTTAATTGAGAAAAAACAATGGGAAGCTGTAAAAGTAGAAGAAAAAACTGCCTTAGAAACATTAGCTAAAAATGGAATTAAAATTAATGAAGCAAGTCCAGAGCTTAAAAAAGAGTTAGATGGTATTGCATTAGAATTATTAACTAAATATTTAGATGGTGCTAACTCACAAATCCAAGGGATTTTCAAAGAGTATAGAAAGTAA
- a CDS encoding TRAP transporter small permease subunit, with translation MNFLNLIDKLSKGSAYLAGFTLVGLVLLILTEIFLRSFFDISTMIADEYSGYLYLASIFLALGYAFSQDAHIRINIVTSRLSKRANKKIDILAAIITLGVLAFALYRTILFTYDSYELEMLSENVSETPLYLTQLAMPIGITIFMLVVVAFIFKGFSNDS, from the coding sequence ATGAATTTCTTAAATTTAATAGATAAGTTGAGCAAAGGCTCAGCTTACTTAGCGGGATTCACGCTAGTTGGGCTAGTTTTATTAATATTAACGGAAATCTTTTTAAGATCGTTTTTTGATATTTCTACAATGATTGCTGATGAGTACAGTGGATATTTATATTTAGCTTCTATCTTTTTAGCATTAGGTTATGCATTCTCTCAAGATGCTCACATCAGAATTAACATAGTTACTTCAAGGTTATCAAAAAGAGCAAATAAAAAAATCGATATTCTTGCAGCAATTATCACATTAGGTGTATTGGCTTTCGCATTATATAGAACAATTTTATTTACATATGATTCATATGAATTAGAGATGTTATCAGAAAATGTTTCAGAAACACCTCTATATTTAACACAACTTGCAATGCCAATAGGTATAACAATTTTTATGTTAGTTGTAGTTGCATTTATTTTCAAAGGATTCTCAAATGATAGCTGA
- a CDS encoding TRAP transporter large permease, with protein MIADPLILSMILIAIMFVFLLSSLWIGVSLILTGIIGMLLFDHNLPPVLSVYDKIGDLLAGSLYDAMNSWSLAALPMFILMGEILYKSSISTKLLNGLKPWLAHIPGGLLHVNVAACSLFAAVSGSSAATTATVGKITLDELKKRGYSKELAMGSLAGSGTLGFLIPPSLIMIIYGVMSDVSIGKLFVAGILPGLLMASLYSFYIMYKAKTDPSVLPDVEETFTWADKWHSLKDLAPIFTLITLVLGSIYGGYATPTEAAALGVLGSLLLAFYFKAIDLEVIQNAILNTVKTSVMIGFIIAGAVFLSQVIGFLGIARAMSEYITGLGLSPLMLILLIGIMYIILGMILEAISIVVMTLPIVLPIVVLAGFDPLWFGVFLVFMVEMAQITPPVGFSLFVIQSISDEKIETILKATLPFFILMVVTVALITFFPEIVFYLPNQMIK; from the coding sequence ATGATAGCTGATCCACTAATTTTATCAATGATTTTAATAGCAATCATGTTTGTGTTTCTTCTTTCTTCTTTATGGATTGGGGTTTCATTAATTTTAACAGGTATTATTGGAATGCTTTTATTTGATCATAATTTGCCACCAGTTCTTTCAGTGTATGACAAAATTGGAGATTTATTAGCAGGTTCTTTATATGATGCGATGAACTCATGGTCACTAGCAGCTTTACCTATGTTTATTTTAATGGGTGAGATTTTATATAAATCATCTATTTCAACTAAGTTGTTAAATGGTTTAAAACCGTGGCTTGCACATATTCCAGGAGGACTACTTCATGTAAATGTAGCTGCTTGTTCACTATTTGCAGCAGTTTCAGGTTCAAGTGCTGCTACAACTGCAACAGTTGGAAAAATCACATTAGATGAACTTAAAAAAAGAGGTTATTCAAAAGAGTTAGCAATGGGATCATTAGCTGGTTCTGGAACTTTAGGATTTTTAATTCCACCATCATTAATTATGATTATTTACGGTGTAATGTCTGATGTTTCAATTGGTAAGTTATTCGTAGCAGGTATTTTACCTGGACTTTTAATGGCTTCTTTATACTCATTTTATATTATGTATAAAGCAAAAACTGATCCATCTGTATTACCTGATGTTGAAGAAACATTTACATGGGCTGATAAATGGCATTCATTAAAAGATTTAGCTCCTATTTTTACTCTTATTACATTGGTACTTGGTTCAATTTATGGAGGATATGCGACTCCAACTGAAGCAGCTGCTTTAGGTGTTTTAGGCTCATTACTTTTAGCATTTTATTTTAAAGCTATTGATTTAGAAGTAATTCAAAATGCTATTTTAAATACAGTTAAAACATCTGTAATGATTGGGTTTATCATCGCTGGTGCTGTTTTCTTATCACAAGTTATTGGATTCTTAGGAATTGCAAGAGCTATGAGTGAATATATTACAGGACTTGGATTATCTCCATTAATGTTAATTTTACTAATTGGTATTATGTATATTATTTTAGGAATGATTCTTGAAGCTATTTCAATTGTTGTAATGACTTTACCAATTGTATTACCAATAGTGGTACTTGCTGGTTTTGATCCATTATGGTTTGGTGTATTCTTAGTATTTATGGTAGAAATGGCACAGATTACTCCACCTGTTGGATTCTCCCTCTTTGTAATACAAAGTATAAGTGATGAAAAGATTGAAACCATTTTAAAAGCAACATTACCATTCTTTATTTTAATGGTAGTTACAGTTGCACTTATTACATTCTTCCCAGAAATTGTATTTTATTTACCTAATCAAATGATTAAGTAA
- a CDS encoding 5-oxoprolinase subunit PxpA, with protein MQGNEMAIRLNCDMGESFGIWKMGLDEQVMPYIDMANLACGFHASDAVTMNKSVALAKENNVTIGAHPGYQDLVGFGRRSMTCSLEEIKSIVLYQLGALNAFCRAHGTAISYVKPHGALYNDMMRDENIFKAIVSAIASFDKNIKVMILSSPKNEAYKHTALLYGVNVIFEVFADRNYNDDGTLVARSRPNAVIHDELEVAQRLATLTEKGYIVTIGGQKLVMAVDTICVHGDNEKALEFIKILRKAMY; from the coding sequence ATGCAAGGTAATGAAATGGCTATTAGATTAAACTGTGATATGGGTGAGAGTTTTGGTATCTGGAAAATGGGACTTGATGAACAAGTTATGCCATATATTGATATGGCCAATCTTGCCTGTGGCTTCCATGCTAGTGATGCTGTTACAATGAATAAATCTGTTGCCCTAGCAAAAGAAAATAATGTAACAATTGGTGCACATCCAGGTTATCAAGACTTAGTAGGTTTTGGTAGAAGATCAATGACTTGTTCTCTTGAAGAAATCAAGTCAATAGTTTTATATCAATTAGGTGCGTTAAATGCATTTTGTAGAGCTCACGGAACTGCAATTTCTTATGTGAAACCTCATGGGGCTTTATATAATGATATGATGAGAGATGAAAATATTTTTAAAGCAATTGTAAGTGCTATTGCTTCTTTTGATAAAAATATAAAAGTAATGATTCTTTCAAGCCCTAAAAATGAAGCTTATAAACATACTGCTTTATTATATGGTGTAAATGTAATTTTTGAAGTATTTGCAGATAGAAATTATAATGATGATGGTACTTTAGTAGCAAGATCAAGACCAAACGCTGTAATCCATGATGAGCTTGAAGTGGCACAAAGATTAGCCACTTTAACTGAAAAAGGTTATATCGTTACTATTGGTGGTCAAAAACTTGTAATGGCAGTTGATACTATATGTGTTCATGGTGACAACGAAAAAGCCTTAGAGTTTATTAAGATACTTAGAAAAGCTATGTATTAA
- the pxpB gene encoding 5-oxoprolinase subunit PxpB — MDFKLASVDSLIIYFGNEISADISSKVKNAYLSLQKLNCEGIIEIIPSYSSIFITYDIFKYDYEKVVELLKNSITTKSNESNDEKVVNIDVYYGVEVGLDLEDMSTKTDLSIQEIIDIHSNKLYDVYAIGFLPGFAYLASVDQRIAMPRLSSPRKQIPKGSVSIADTQTAVYPQASPGGWNIIGRTALELFDKNLDSLSPLSVGNKVKFNSISKEEFLSQGGIL; from the coding sequence ATGGATTTTAAATTAGCTTCTGTTGATTCTTTGATTATATATTTTGGAAATGAGATTTCTGCTGATATATCTTCAAAAGTCAAAAATGCATATTTAAGTCTACAAAAACTAAATTGTGAAGGAATTATTGAAATAATCCCTTCTTACTCTTCAATTTTTATAACTTATGACATTTTCAAATATGATTATGAAAAAGTTGTAGAACTACTAAAAAATTCAATAACTACAAAATCAAATGAATCAAATGATGAAAAGGTAGTAAATATTGATGTTTATTATGGAGTTGAAGTAGGTCTTGATTTAGAAGATATGAGCACAAAAACAGACTTAAGTATTCAAGAAATCATAGATATACATAGCAATAAATTATATGATGTTTATGCAATAGGTTTTTTACCTGGATTTGCATATTTAGCAAGTGTTGACCAAAGAATTGCAATGCCAAGACTAAGTAGTCCACGAAAACAAATACCAAAAGGTTCAGTATCAATTGCTGATACTCAAACTGCTGTATACCCGCAAGCAAGTCCTGGGGGTTGGAATATTATAGGTAGAACAGCCCTAGAGTTATTTGATAAAAATCTTGATAGCTTATCGCCTTTAAGTGTAGGGAACAAAGTTAAATTTAATTCAATCTCTAAAGAAGAGTTTCTATCACAAGGGGGAATTTTATGA
- a CDS encoding biotin-dependent carboxyltransferase family protein, whose product MSLEIINSPLFATLQDQGRFSYTHIGVTNSGVMDEYSYLVANKILGNKLDTNIIEISFSNVEFKSNVNTVIAITGSSCEFFINGVSKNTWQSHNIKVGDSIKIGKILEGSRVYLGVKGGFDINKEFGSNSTTIKENLGGIDGDRLKKSQILPCDTFVQSHNTRLKDTFIPKYENELELRVVLSYQDEFFPKEQIEKFFSSSYIISNEFNRMGCKLKGEAISCDINGIISEGISFGAIQIPSDGQPIILLKDRQTIGGYPKIGSVLSIDCFKLAQAKPSCKITFKPIEIKEAQEKVREFYSSFN is encoded by the coding sequence ATGAGTTTAGAAATAATTAATTCTCCTTTATTTGCAACTTTGCAAGATCAAGGTAGATTCTCATACACACATATAGGGGTTACAAATTCTGGTGTTATGGATGAATACTCTTATTTAGTTGCAAATAAAATACTTGGAAATAAATTAGATACAAATATTATTGAAATATCTTTTTCAAATGTAGAGTTTAAATCTAATGTAAATACAGTAATTGCAATTACAGGTTCTTCTTGTGAGTTTTTTATAAATGGTGTATCAAAAAACACTTGGCAAAGCCATAATATAAAAGTAGGGGATAGTATCAAGATTGGTAAGATTCTTGAAGGCTCTAGGGTTTATCTAGGGGTTAAAGGTGGCTTTGATATAAATAAAGAGTTTGGAAGTAACTCAACAACTATAAAAGAGAATCTAGGTGGAATAGATGGGGATAGATTAAAAAAATCTCAAATACTGCCTTGTGATACTTTTGTTCAAAGTCATAACACAAGATTAAAAGATACTTTTATTCCAAAATATGAAAATGAATTAGAATTAAGAGTTGTATTATCATATCAAGATGAGTTTTTCCCTAAAGAGCAAATAGAGAAGTTTTTCTCTTCATCTTATATTATAAGTAATGAGTTTAATAGAATGGGTTGTAAACTAAAAGGTGAAGCAATCTCTTGTGATATAAATGGAATTATTTCAGAAGGTATATCTTTTGGAGCAATTCAAATACCAAGTGATGGACAGCCAATTATTTTACTAAAAGATAGACAAACAATTGGTGGATATCCTAAAATTGGTTCAGTTCTAAGTATTGATTGTTTTAAACTAGCACAAGCAAAACCTAGCTGTAAAATTACGTTTAAACCAATTGAAATAAAAGAAGCTCAAGAAAAAGTAAGAGAGTTTTATTCTTCTTTTAATTGA
- a CDS encoding diguanylate cyclase domain-containing protein, which yields MKKELKKITNLTINDLLNKDVIMPSIYFEKFNKNARTLEINLSDTSFNKELNQIIIEDFNSIEDYMGNIISSTESIGKAAKDTKTALLNKDIDTLSAIYNQMQNLEKELKSLNKKLFVDELTNVQNRKWIYNKFLNDDATFKENGISILIDVNDYSYIQSEYGDLLADNLLIFISNFLKKNLTEDDCKFKIARFFDNQFIIFVSDKSEKECKTLVNNIKQLLSNTTLKSNSGLVIKANYEYYLTAYMKNQDSKDILESLFAQLKEE from the coding sequence ATGAAAAAAGAACTTAAAAAGATAACCAATTTAACAATTAATGATTTGCTAAATAAAGATGTTATTATGCCTTCAATTTATTTTGAAAAGTTTAATAAAAATGCTAGAACCTTAGAGATCAACTTAAGTGATACTTCTTTTAATAAAGAATTAAATCAGATAATTATCGAAGATTTTAATTCAATTGAAGACTATATGGGAAATATTATTTCAAGTACAGAATCAATTGGAAAGGCAGCAAAAGATACAAAAACTGCCCTATTAAATAAAGATATTGATACCTTAAGTGCAATATATAATCAAATGCAAAATTTGGAGAAAGAGCTTAAAAGTCTAAATAAAAAACTATTTGTAGATGAATTAACAAATGTTCAAAATAGAAAATGGATTTATAATAAATTTCTAAATGACGATGCTACATTTAAAGAGAATGGAATATCTATACTAATTGATGTAAATGATTACTCTTATATTCAAAGTGAATATGGGGATTTATTAGCAGATAACTTACTGATTTTTATATCTAATTTTTTAAAGAAGAATTTAACAGAAGATGATTGTAAATTTAAAATTGCAAGATTCTTTGATAATCAGTTTATTATATTTGTATCTGATAAAAGTGAAAAAGAGTGTAAAACTTTGGTTAATAATATTAAACAACTATTATCAAATACAACTCTTAAGAGTAACTCAGGTTTAGTTATAAAAGCAAACTATGAGTACTACTTAACAGCGTATATGAAAAATCAAGACTCTAAAGATATTTTAGAGTCTCTATTTGCTCAATTAAAAGAAGAATAA